A portion of the Salvelinus fontinalis isolate EN_2023a chromosome 32, ASM2944872v1, whole genome shotgun sequence genome contains these proteins:
- the LOC129831341 gene encoding probable thiopurine S-methyltransferase isoform X1, whose protein sequence is MLYESSSVMFVRLMFMLGGKPSWCQTNKMLSAQADRVMALGEWEERWREDQTGWHRPHVNKMLESNLEKVVDGRKGVKFFFPLCGKALDMKWLADMGHSVVGVEIAEKAIKQFFEESNLTYSEETVSALPGAKVYKSSERNISLYQCDLYNFSSAIEGQFGGIWDRGSLVAINPRDRQKYAALITSLMDKDCRYLLDTLLYNPEVYKGPPFFVPDEQVQSLFGKSCDIELMQSLDALTDREKARGMDFFTEKVHLITLKTN, encoded by the exons ATGTTGTACGAGTCGAGTTCAGTTATGTTCGTCAGATTAATGTTTATGCTTGGCGGGAAGCCGAG TTGGTGTCAGACAAACAAAATGTTGTCAGCCCAGGCGGATAGAGTGATGGCCCTGGGAGAGTGGGAGGAACGATGGCGGGAAGACCAAACAGGCTGGCACCGGCCCCACGTAAACAA GATGCTGGAGAGTAATCTTGAGAAAGTTGTCGACGGGCGGAAGGGAGTTAAGTTCTTCTTCCCTCTATGTGGGAAAGCTCTGGACATGAAATG gctggcTGATATGGGCCATTCTGTTGTAGGGGTGGAGATTGCAGAGAAGGCCATCAAGCAGTTCTTTGAGGAGAGTAACCTGACTTACAGTGAAGAGACAGTGTCTGCATTACCTGGGGCTAAGGTTTACAAG AGCTCAGAGAGAAATATCTCCTTGTACCAATGTGATCTATACAATTTCTCCAG TGCCATTGAGGGTCAGTTTGGAGGGATTTGGGACCGAGGCTCCTTGGTGGCCATCAACCCACGGGACAGACAGAA GTATGCTGCTCTGATCACATCGTTAATGGACAAGGACTGCCGATACCTCTTGGATACTCTGCTCTACAACCCAGAAGTATACAAAG GCCCTCCTTTTTTTGTGCCCGACGAGCAAGTGCAAAGTCTATTTG GGAAGAGCTGTGATATAGAGTTGATGCAGTCACTGGATGCCCTCACAGACCGAGAGAAAGCTCGGGGCATGGACTTTTTCACAGAAAAAGTGCATCTCATCACTCTAAAGACCAACTGA
- the LOC129831341 gene encoding probable thiopurine S-methyltransferase isoform X2, protein MRSWCQTNKMLSAQADRVMALGEWEERWREDQTGWHRPHVNKMLESNLEKVVDGRKGVKFFFPLCGKALDMKWLADMGHSVVGVEIAEKAIKQFFEESNLTYSEETVSALPGAKVYKSSERNISLYQCDLYNFSSAIEGQFGGIWDRGSLVAINPRDRQKYAALITSLMDKDCRYLLDTLLYNPEVYKGPPFFVPDEQVQSLFGKSCDIELMQSLDALTDREKARGMDFFTEKVHLITLKTN, encoded by the exons ATGAGAAG TTGGTGTCAGACAAACAAAATGTTGTCAGCCCAGGCGGATAGAGTGATGGCCCTGGGAGAGTGGGAGGAACGATGGCGGGAAGACCAAACAGGCTGGCACCGGCCCCACGTAAACAA GATGCTGGAGAGTAATCTTGAGAAAGTTGTCGACGGGCGGAAGGGAGTTAAGTTCTTCTTCCCTCTATGTGGGAAAGCTCTGGACATGAAATG gctggcTGATATGGGCCATTCTGTTGTAGGGGTGGAGATTGCAGAGAAGGCCATCAAGCAGTTCTTTGAGGAGAGTAACCTGACTTACAGTGAAGAGACAGTGTCTGCATTACCTGGGGCTAAGGTTTACAAG AGCTCAGAGAGAAATATCTCCTTGTACCAATGTGATCTATACAATTTCTCCAG TGCCATTGAGGGTCAGTTTGGAGGGATTTGGGACCGAGGCTCCTTGGTGGCCATCAACCCACGGGACAGACAGAA GTATGCTGCTCTGATCACATCGTTAATGGACAAGGACTGCCGATACCTCTTGGATACTCTGCTCTACAACCCAGAAGTATACAAAG GCCCTCCTTTTTTTGTGCCCGACGAGCAAGTGCAAAGTCTATTTG GGAAGAGCTGTGATATAGAGTTGATGCAGTCACTGGATGCCCTCACAGACCGAGAGAAAGCTCGGGGCATGGACTTTTTCACAGAAAAAGTGCATCTCATCACTCTAAAGACCAACTGA